TAAAACGTTACTTCATGACTGTATTAAAATGATACGCCATCTGACCCAAAAGTCAAGCTAATGTAATATGTTAAAGCACGCGTATCACATGAGGCCCATCAGCTTTTGTAAAACAGTACAGCCAGCAGCTTTCACAGAAATATCTTTTATGCTTTTATTGCAGTTTTTACAAAAAATCAACGCTTGCCTACTTTCATGCCGACATCCTATAATACCCTCGGCGACCAGTATAATAAATGAATAAACTAGCCGGGTGGTGACAAAGAGTGTATCAAATAGCGCTTTGCGACGATGAACTTTCTGAATGTGCAAAAATTCAGGAACTACTGGAAGCATACAAAACTGCGCGATCCGACTGTGAGTTTACAGTACATCAGTTTACCTCTATTGACGCGCTGACAAACCATATCAGACAAACAGAAACATGTGACCTCCTGCTTCTTGACATATACATGTCGGAGCAAAACGGCATAAACTGCGTAAAAGAGCTACGAAAAGACGGATTAAGCTGTCCCGTCATTTTTATCACCGTCTCCAAAGAACACGCTGTGGAGGCTTTTGAAGTAGACGCAGCGCAGTATCTGCTCAAGCCAGTTGAACGCGAGCGCTTTTTTTCCGCAATGGATAAAGCGCTGAAAGAGACGGAACGAAAGCGGCGCAAATACCTTGCGCTGCAGGTGGACGGTGCACTTCGGCGTATAGCGTTGAACGACATAGCCTATTGCGAATCACACGGCAACTATCAGCATATTGTGATGACAAACGGCACAGAGCAGCGCGTGCGTACAACGCTCACCGCGCTCGCAGAGCTTATTGGCTGCGGTTCGGATTTTATGCGCGTGGGGATCTCCTATCTGATCAACATGAACCATGTGGACAGCCTGTCTTCAAAACTTATCATGTTTGACAACGGCAGAAAGATAAACGTACCAAGAGGAACATATCAGACGCTTAAGGAGCAATATTTCAGATTCTACTGCGAAAGGTAGGCAACAATTAAAATGCCTGAAAATTCATTTATTTTTGCACTGGCAAGAAATTCCATAGAAACCGTAAGCCTCATCCTTCTATTTCTTTTACTAGACATACCTCGCTTTTCATGGAAAAAAAGCTCTCTTCTTTACGGACTCTTTTGTGGCGCCTACATCGCCTTCTGCACACTCTGGACAATGGCCGACATGGAGAGCTACTTCAAATATGTCACGCTTTCCGTCTTTGTCGGCGCCCTTGCCTTTTTCCCTTTGATGAGCCGCGACAACCTATGGCAAGTTTTTTACAACCTTTCGCTGCAAATTTTTGTGATTATTTTTCAAATTGAATTCGGAATGTGGGGAGCAAAAGTCTGTTTTAACGAAAATCTGTGGGCCGACCTATCGCTGCGCGTCATCTCTCTGATTCTAGCCGCTTGGATATATATGCACTGGCTGCGCGCGCCTTATCGAGAGATCGCAGACAACTTGAAAGACGGATGGCAGGGCGTAGGGCTAGTCTCAATCGTCGGGAATTTGCTCATCATATGGTACTGGCGCGGCCCCGCCTTAGAAACTCTGCACGACATACAGGCACATCGTCTTTTACTCTGCATCTGGAGTCTGTTGCTCATTACGCACGTAATGATGATACGCACGATGTTGTGTATGCATAAGGAGATGCTCGCAAAACGTGAGAGTAGCTTGTCGGCCATAAACGCAGGACTCCTCAGACGCCAGCTTGAAATGACGGAAGAATCTGTCAGCGAAGCACGCAGGATACGCCACGACACACGGCACCACAACCTGCAAATTGCGGAATACGCGCGAAACGGCGAGACAGATGAACTGCTCCGCTATCTTAATCAATACGAAAAAGAGGCCGAACGCAACCTTTCAGTTAATATCTGCGACAACCGCGCCGCCAACAATATTCTGAACGCCTATCTGCGCAAAGCAAAGCAAAACGGCCTCAAAGTTGACCTTGACGTCGTTATCGAACGGGACATCCCCATCAAAGATACCGATAT
This window of the Cloacibacillus sp. genome carries:
- a CDS encoding LytTR family DNA-binding domain-containing protein produces the protein MYQIALCDDELSECAKIQELLEAYKTARSDCEFTVHQFTSIDALTNHIRQTETCDLLLLDIYMSEQNGINCVKELRKDGLSCPVIFITVSKEHAVEAFEVDAAQYLLKPVERERFFSAMDKALKETERKRRKYLALQVDGALRRIALNDIAYCESHGNYQHIVMTNGTEQRVRTTLTALAELIGCGSDFMRVGISYLINMNHVDSLSSKLIMFDNGRKINVPRGTYQTLKEQYFRFYCER
- a CDS encoding ATP-binding protein, producing the protein MPENSFIFALARNSIETVSLILLFLLLDIPRFSWKKSSLLYGLFCGAYIAFCTLWTMADMESYFKYVTLSVFVGALAFFPLMSRDNLWQVFYNLSLQIFVIIFQIEFGMWGAKVCFNENLWADLSLRVISLILAAWIYMHWLRAPYREIADNLKDGWQGVGLVSIVGNLLIIWYWRGPALETLHDIQAHRLLLCIWSLLLITHVMMIRTMLCMHKEMLAKRESSLSAINAGLLRRQLEMTEESVSEARRIRHDTRHHNLQIAEYARNGETDELLRYLNQYEKEAERNLSVNICDNRAANNILNAYLRKAKQNGLKVDLDVVIERDIPIKDTDIVAILANIMENAIRGCLRAKSSNPFIKLSIARRAGKLAILCRNTAETDIPFEYGRPKSRDGEGVGILSILQSAKCYGGETDLQNVDGIFTCRVLLKVPKAENIPG